GGGCAGCGGCCTGACCCATCAGGTCAGAAAAAATCGGGAGCTGCCATGGCGCGCAAACTGCTGCTGTTGATCCTGGTGCTGCTGGTCGGCGGCCTGCTGGCCGGCCCTTACCTGTTCGGCGCGCAGGCCGAGCGCCTGCACCGGCAGTTCGCGCAACAGCTCGCGCAGGGCCCGGCGACGGTCAAGCAATCGGAATTCTCCAGGGGCTGGCTCAAGTCCTCGGCACGCGACGTACTGGAGGTCTGCTCGCTCGCGGCCGGCTGCAGGGAAGTGGTGATCAGCTCGGTGCTGCATCACGGCCCGATCGCCTTCACCGGCATTCTCGACGGCGTGGCGCCGTTCGCCCCGGTGCAGGCGGTCATGCTGTCCAGGATGCGGCCCGCCGGCCTGTTCCCCGCGCTCAAGCCCGAATTGCCCGAGTTGACCATCACCACCGTGGCGGCGCTGGACGGCAGCGCGCGCGCGGTGCTGGAGATGCCGGCCAGCACGCATACCGCCGAGGGCAAGTCGGGGCCGGTCAAGCTCGCGCTCGGCGGGATCGGCGGTGAATTCACCGGCAGTACCGGCTCCGAGCGCGTGAGCGGCAACGCGCGCCTGGCCTCGCTCAAGCTGGAAGATGCCAGCGGCGCCTCGCTGGCGCTGACCGGCGTGGAGCTGCGCGTGGACGGTGAAGCGGGCGGCAGCGGTTTCGTCGGCATGATCGAGGAAAAGATCGCCGGTCTCACCGTCATGACCGCGCCGCAGGATCCGCAGCCGTTGGCGCTGAAGGGTTTCAGCCTCAGCCTCAACGCCGCCCGCGGCGGCGACGGCCTCGGGCAGAGTCAGTTCAAGGGCAGCATCCAGGGGCTGGCGGCCGGCGGGCGCGAGTACGGCCCGGCGGCGCTGGAGGGCGAAACCCTGCGCGTCAACCGCGTCGCCATGGCGCGCCTGCAGCGTGAAGTGAAGGCGCTGGAGGCGCAAAAGAAATCGCCGCAGGAGATTCTCGCCGCCTACCAGAAGGGCCTGCAGGAAGTGCTCGGCTCGCGGCCCGAGCTCAACCTCAAGTCGCTCAGCATCAAGGCACCGGAAGGCGAACTTCTGGCCAGTCTCAAGCTGGTCGGCGTGCCGCCGCAGGGCGAACTCGAGCTCAGCGCCTGGCTCAAGCTGCTGCAGGCCGAGTTCAGCCTGCAGATTCCTGCGGTGACGCTGTGGAACATCCTCGATGCGCAGTTGCAGCAGGCGGCGCACCAGGCCGCGGCCCGGAGCGGCCAGCCGGTCGCGCTGCCTTCGCAGGACGCGATCGGCGCCAAGGTGGACGAGCTGGTCAAGGCCAATGTCTTCGTGCCCAAGCTGGACGCCAACGCCTACACGCTGCAGGTCGCACTGCTGGAAGGGCGCCTGCTGGTCAATGGCCAGGAGAACCCGGCGTTCGGCAGCGTCCTACAGCTGATGAGCGCGCAGAAACAGACCCCGCCGCCGCCCGCGGCGGAGGTGCAGGAAGCCGCGCCCGCGCCGTAAAATAGCGCCCCTTTCGCTTCCGCCCGCGCCCGCGCGGGGACCGTCGTGAACATGCAGGCCCATTCGTATGACGTGATCGTGGTTGGTGGCGGCCATGCCGGCACCGAGGCCGCGCTGGCCGCGGCGCGCCTGGGCGCGCGCACGCTGCTGGTGACGCAGAGCCTCGAGACGCTGGGGCAGATGTCCTGCAACCCGGCCATCGGTGGTATCGGCAAGGGCCACCTGGTCAGGGAGATCGACGCGCTCGGCGGGCTCAT
This Nevskiales bacterium DNA region includes the following protein-coding sequences:
- a CDS encoding DUF945 family protein produces the protein MARKLLLLILVLLVGGLLAGPYLFGAQAERLHRQFAQQLAQGPATVKQSEFSRGWLKSSARDVLEVCSLAAGCREVVISSVLHHGPIAFTGILDGVAPFAPVQAVMLSRMRPAGLFPALKPELPELTITTVAALDGSARAVLEMPASTHTAEGKSGPVKLALGGIGGEFTGSTGSERVSGNARLASLKLEDASGASLALTGVELRVDGEAGGSGFVGMIEEKIAGLTVMTAPQDPQPLALKGFSLSLNAARGGDGLGQSQFKGSIQGLAAGGREYGPAALEGETLRVNRVAMARLQREVKALEAQKKSPQEILAAYQKGLQEVLGSRPELNLKSLSIKAPEGELLASLKLVGVPPQGELELSAWLKLLQAEFSLQIPAVTLWNILDAQLQQAAHQAAARSGQPVALPSQDAIGAKVDELVKANVFVPKLDANAYTLQVALLEGRLLVNGQENPAFGSVLQLMSAQKQTPPPPAAEVQEAAPAP